The DNA window GGCGTTCGTGGAGTTGTGCCAGCAGGGTGCCGGAAGCCCGGCCTACGAGCCCGGCCCGTACATGAAGAGTGAGTACCAGGTGGAGGCGTTCATCAACTGGTACGTGCAGCGCGTGCAGGAGCACTTGGCATGATTGAACTCCTCAGAGAGACGACAATCCAGGAGCCACAGCGCATTCGCGGTCTTGAGATGCCGTGGAACAGGGTAATGGGCAGCACCGAGGCACCCGCCCGTGCTGCCCGTGCACTGGGCCCCTGGCATCCACAGGAGTTCATGGCCGAATGTGTGGAGACCGTTCCCGAGGCGGGCGGCTTGATGACCTTCGTGTTCCGCCGCTGCGACGGTGCGCCCCTGGCGTTCCGTGCGGGCCAGTATGTGAACGTCGCGTTTCCGGTGAACGGCGAGGACCAGGATCCCGTGGACCGCAGCTATTCGCTGTCCAGTTCCCCAACCGAGCCGTGGACCTTCAACATCAGCGTCAAACGCGACCCCACAGGACTGGTTTCACCGTGGGTGCACGAGAATGTCAAACCCGGCACCGTCCTCGAGATGCTCGGACCGGTCGGCGCATTCCACTTGCCGGATGCCGACCGGCGGGCGCGGTACCTCTTGCTGGCCGCCGGCGCAGGAATTACCCCCATCATGTCCATGGTGCGGACCATTCACTCCTTGCCCGGACAGGCCGATGTTGTGGTGCTCTATCACGGAGCGGAGGCCGGAGGCTTTGCCTTCCACCAGGAGCTGGCCTACATCGCCTCCGTGGACTCGCGCATCAAGGTCTTCTACTCCTTGGGTGACCGCAGCAAACCCGAGGGGTGGGAAGGGCTCAGCGGAAGGCTGACGGCAGCCATGCTGGACGAGGTGGCCCCCGACGCCAACGGCCGCCAGGTCTATGCCTGCGGCCCCGAGGGTTACTTGAACACCGCCACCGAGCTCCTAGGGAAGGTTGGCGTCGACGACACCTCCATTTACATGGAATTCTTCTCGGGAGACCGTCAGACTCTCCTTGAATACCAGGCGGAGCTCGCGCTGGCAGTGGACATTGCCGAAGAAATCGCCGAGGAAATCGCCGATTCCGCCGAGGGCTACTACGAAAGCCAGCCCACGGCGTTCGGGCTCTACGAGCCCGGCTACGACGCCGAGGGGCCCCTTAAGGCCACGGGGCTGCCGCTGGAAACCGTCGACCCGGACGCATCCAGTTCCGATGCCTCCTACGGCAGCTCGGGCATGGGGCAAGAGACCGATTCCCCTGATGCCTCGAGCTTCGACACGGTGGGAACAGGCAGCCTGACCCTGTCCTTCATGCGCACTGGCATCAACGTGCGGATCGACCCCACGGAACACATCCTCGGTGTGGCCCAGCGTGCGGGCGTCAGGATCGGCGCGAACTGCCAGGAAGGCATGTGCGGCTCCTGCAAGGTCGTCAAGCTTTCCGGGGAGGTCGAGATGAACCACCAAGGAGGGATCCGGGCACGGGAAATCGATGCAGGGAAGTTCCTGCCGTGCTGCTCCACAGCGCGGACCGATTTGGTGATCGATGCGTAGCCCCTTCCAGCTGCTCTAGGCCTGTAGGGATTGAAGGCACGGCAAGAATACAAGTGCGAGAATGCCACGTGTGGCTTTTCGCTTGCCTCCTATGGATCCGCGGGCTCCCCCGCGCACCTCATGCATTCCCGAGACATAGACGCACCAACCGGATCGCGGCGTGTGCGATTACGATGCCGCCCACCAGCTCCCCATCCATCGCTACAGCCGGCCGTCGTGGCCCCATGACGATATGCACTGTAAGTAGCAATTGACCCAACTTCCTTCAGGAAGACTGACAACAACGACCTCAGAGACAATCGGATGCGACCAGCCTCACCGTGAGGGTTCGATCGCCAACCATAGGAGCCATTCAATGTCAGGTAACAAAGCCGTTGCATACAAGGCGCCGGGGATCGTGGAAATCATCGATACCCCGTATCCCACCTTTGAACTGAAGGCCGGCCCCGGCGTCAATCCCATCAATGTCGGCCGGAAGGTCCCGCACGGGGTCATCCTGCGCACCGTGAGCACCAACATCTGCGGCTCGGACCAGCACATGGTTCGTGGCCGAACGACCGCCCCCGCCGGTCTCGTCCTGGGCCACGAGATCACCGGGGAGGTCATCGAGACCGGGCCCGACGTCGAGTTCATCAAGGTCGGGGACATCGTCTCGGTCCCCTTCAACATCTCATGCGGGCGCTGCCGGAACTGCAAGGAGGGCAAGACTGGGATCTGCCTGAACGTGAACCCGGACCGTCCCGGATCCGCCTACGGCTATGTCGACATGGGCGGATGGGTCGGCGGGCAGGCGGAATTCGTCCTGGTCCCTTACGCGGACTGGAACCTGCTGCGGTTCCCCGATCGGGACCAGGCCCTGGAGAAGATCATGGACCTGACCATGCTCTCGGACATCCTCCCGACCGGTTTCCACGGGGCCGTCACGGCAGGTGTCGGCGTCGGGTCCACCGTCTATGTTGCCGGGGCCGGTCCCGTCGGGCTTGCCGCGGCCGCCAGCGCCCAACTGCTGGGAGCCGCGGTGGTCATCGTGGGGGATCTCAATGAGGATCGCCTGGCCCAGGCCCGATCCTTTGGCTGCGAAACCGTCAATGTGGCCAACGGTGACCCGGCTGACCAGATCGAGCAGCTTCTCGGTGTCAGGGAGGTCGATGCCGGTATCGACGCTGTCGGTTTCGAGGCCCGCGGACACGGTGCCGGGGCCCAGGAGGCGCCGGCCACCGTGCTCAATTCGCTGATGGACCTCACCGCCGCCGGCGGGTCCGTAGGCATTCCCGGCCTTTACGTCACCGGGGATCCTGGTGCCGCGGACGAGGCGGCCCAGAAGGGCAGCCTGTCCCTTACCCTGGGCACCGGCTGGGCGAAGTCGCTCTCCTTCACGACCGGACAGTGCCCGGTGATGAAGTACAACCGGCAGCTGATGATGGCGATCCTGCACGACAGGATCCAGATCGCCAAGGCGGTCAACGCCACGGCCATTTCGCTCCTGGATGCCCCGCGGGGGTACGCGGAATTCGATGCCGGGGCCGCCACGAAGTATGTCCTAGACCCGAACGGCTACCTCAGCAACTAGTCCGGGGTAGAGGAGGGAGTTCCCTCCAGACAGGCGAGAGCGGTCGGTGCACCACCCAGACCGTGCGCGTGGTGCACCGACCGCGTCGTCTTGACGAAGAAACCACTCGCCGATGGAAATCCCTTGGGCCCGGGAAGGCACTCCTCTATTGAGTGCCATTGACCCCTCGGTGGCCTAGCCTCGATTTTTATTCGAATGCCGATCTTCTACCGGGCCTGGTGGATCTCTTGTTCGTCATCGTCATGATGTCGGTTTGCTTTCCCCCTCACCAAGGACCTGCGTCGCCATCCCCTACTCCTTGCGACGCCGACTGGCCACGTCCGTAGTGGAACGGGCCATCCGCACGGCGTGGAACAACACGGCGGCGTGCAGTTCGACCTCGTAACAAAGCACGACCGCGCCGAAAAGTGCCCCGACTCGGACTGTCTGGGAGGGACTCCCACGGGGAGCATCCCAACCGTCGAGACCCGGCGTCCCCGGCCTAGACACTAAACAGCCGCGCACCGTAAATAAGAACCCGCCTAGGCGGCACGCCACTTTCCCTGCCCGTGCCGCCTAGGCAAACCCACCACCAACGCATAGCAAAGGTTACCTACATGTCCCAGCACCACGGCCAAGAACATCCTCCGGGTCAGCAGCGAAGGGAAGGATTTCGTGAATATCCAGTCGGAGTCCTCAAGTCCAGTGACTGTTCGGCTGCAGCTGGATGGGGGCTGCAATTGCCAACACGACCGCCCCGGCTCCTATGTTGACAGTGACCTTGGTCCCCATTGCCGGTGGCATTGCAAACCTGGGAGCTGCCGCCCGGAGGCTTCGAGGGCATGCATTCACATTCTAAGCCCGGCCGCCCATTGGAGGAGATCTACGTTGTCACCGAGGGCATGGGCCTGCATGGAGACGTTCATACACTGGCCGGCCTTGGCACTGTGCGTGTGGCACGCGTCGCCGGTAATAAACACGCGGGGCGTCCGCGAACCGCGATCCCCGGGCAGGACGTCGTCGAACCTGTCAGTGAGCCGGTGCCCCACTTCGTAGACGCTGTGCCACGCCACGTTGCGCACGTCCAAGGTGTAGGGGTGAAGGATATCGTCGGCCTTCTGAATAATTTTCTCGATGGTGGTGTTGCGCACCGCGCCTTTGTCGTTGGGATCCACTTCGCCAAGGTCAACGTACATCCGGAAGAGGTGGCCGCCTTCCCGCGGGATCAGCAGGATGCTGCCACCGGCACCGGACTGGATGGCGCACTTGGTGCGGATATCCGGGAAGCAGTCACCTCTCCACTCATCGGGGTCGATGTCTGATCCCGACCTGTAACGACCATCCGGGTACTCCTCGCGACGGCGTTCGAAGTTCCACTCCGGGTGCGCGAAATACTGCACGGCTCGCTGTCCACGGTGTCGCGGAGGATCGACCTTGACCCCATTCAGTGGCCGGACGTACACAGCCGAGAAGCGGTTCAAGTTCTTCGTGATTCGGTAGGCAAGACCAACGATTGCCCGCGTGTAATCAGGGGCGTTATCGCTGAGCCGGCTCAGCAAATAGTCCTCGACGATGCCGTCTCGAAGTCCCCAGGAATGAGGACGAAGTTGGGATGGTCTATGTAGTTGACACAAGGAATCCCCGAGGCGCCCGCTTCCGTCCGCTAGATGTTCGGCGGGCATGGTGGCCGCGGGACTAACGGCACTCCTGGTACCACGCTGCCCGCGCCGTCGACGACGCGGGCAGGACCTGGCAGACGTCGCTCTGTCCCTTTGCCACCCCGAACTCGCGATGTCGGACGTGGCCAAGCGGACCCTCCCTGACGGCGGTCCTTATATGCTCGCTGACGATTTTTGCGATGACTGAGAACTACGACAACCGGTGGCGGGGAACAGCCCTGTCCCGCGCATGGCCGGGTCGTTGGTATCCCAGACCCATTGGAGTCGGGACCCGGGAGTCAAGGAACCTGGATGCCTCGAAACTCCCTGATCAGGTACGCGCTGTGCTCCCTGACCTTCCCCAGATCCGCCGAGAGCCCGGCGAGCACGACGCCGGCGTCGGCCGTCTGGGAGGCCGAATCAGCGTCGGCGAGCCCATCGGCGCGAAGATTGATGACAGACTCCACCAGACGGAATGCGAGCTCGCCGAGGGGCGCGCTGCCAGCGCCGCGGGCTGCAGGAAGAAGTTTCTCAACCCGTTGGCCAAGGTCCCGGTACAGCTGACGTAGCTCGCGCCTGTCCGCCATGAACGGCTCGAAACGCTCGGCGCGCGCCTCCGGAAGGTGGTACAGGATGCCGAGGTTCCAACGGGCATTGCACAACAGACCCGCGTCATAATGAGCGACGGCGTGCAGCGCGGCGGCCGCCGTCACCGCGTCTGGCGGCCGCGGCGACGACCAGATGGCCCTCGCGAAGTCCAGACCACCGGTCACAGTGCCTTTCAGCAGCTCGCCCAAGATGTCATCCTTCGTGCCGAAGTGATGGTAGAGCGATGACTGTCGCATGCCCACGGCATCGGCGATCGCCCTCGTGGACGTGTTCGCGAAGCCTTGACCTGTAAAGAGTTCCGCGGCTGCATCGAGGATTTCGTCCCGGGCGGTGGCCCCCGGGCGAACTGGCTGCTGCTTGCGGGGTCGTCCCGGTCCGGCTGAAGTCACCCCACATTCTTACACCGCAGATGGGTCCAGCATGCGCCGCCTGCCCAGGGCCGGAATTCCGGTGAGGATTTGTTCACGGGCTTGAAACACAGCGAAATCTACCTTTTACAGGGGTGAAACGGAATCGGGACACCGTGCTGGAAAACTATCAATTGACCGGTATTTCGGAGGGGCCGTGCTGCGGCTACCCCGATTGGTCACCAGCCCCCGTTCCAGACACGGAGAAACCGATGACTTCCACCCTTTCGACGGCGTCCGTCCACGCGGACGATGCAGACCTGACGTCGCTCGGCTACCAGCCGGCATTGCACCGCAAACTTGGCCGCTACGCTTCCTTCGCCGCAGGATTTTCGTTCGTCTCCATCCTGACCACGATCTTCCAGCTCTTCGCTTTCGGCTATTCATTTGCGGGGCCTGCGTTCTTCTGGACCTGGCCGGTTGTGCTGATCGGCCAACTGCTTGTGGCCCTGAACTTCGCGGAACTCGCAGCCAGGTACCCACTGTCCGGCGCCGTCTACCAGTGGGCCCGGCGAATGGGTGGCGAACTGGTCGGCTGGTTCGCCGGCTGGTTCATGGCCATCGCCCAGGTTGTCACCGCGGCCGCAGCCGCAATCGCACTCCAGGTGGTCCTCCCCCAGTTGTGGGATGGCTTCCAGCTTGTCGGCGGCGATCCCGCAATGGCCACCGTCACCGGCGCCGCCAACGCGGTAGTCCTCGGCGCCGCACTCCTCGTGGTCACCACGGTCATCAACTGCCTGGGCGTCAAACTCATGTCACACGTCAACTCCATCGGCGTGACCTGCGAAATCGTCGGGGTGGCCGCCGTCATCCTCGCACTGATTTCCGCCGCCCAGCGCGGACCCGA is part of the Arthrobacter sp. KBS0703 genome and encodes:
- a CDS encoding ferredoxin reductase; translation: MIELLRETTIQEPQRIRGLEMPWNRVMGSTEAPARAARALGPWHPQEFMAECVETVPEAGGLMTFVFRRCDGAPLAFRAGQYVNVAFPVNGEDQDPVDRSYSLSSSPTEPWTFNISVKRDPTGLVSPWVHENVKPGTVLEMLGPVGAFHLPDADRRARYLLLAAGAGITPIMSMVRTIHSLPGQADVVVLYHGAEAGGFAFHQELAYIASVDSRIKVFYSLGDRSKPEGWEGLSGRLTAAMLDEVAPDANGRQVYACGPEGYLNTATELLGKVGVDDTSIYMEFFSGDRQTLLEYQAELALAVDIAEEIAEEIADSAEGYYESQPTAFGLYEPGYDAEGPLKATGLPLETVDPDASSSDASYGSSGMGQETDSPDASSFDTVGTGSLTLSFMRTGINVRIDPTEHILGVAQRAGVRIGANCQEGMCGSCKVVKLSGEVEMNHQGGIRAREIDAGKFLPCCSTARTDLVIDA
- the fdhA gene encoding formaldehyde dehydrogenase, glutathione-independent, whose amino-acid sequence is MSGNKAVAYKAPGIVEIIDTPYPTFELKAGPGVNPINVGRKVPHGVILRTVSTNICGSDQHMVRGRTTAPAGLVLGHEITGEVIETGPDVEFIKVGDIVSVPFNISCGRCRNCKEGKTGICLNVNPDRPGSAYGYVDMGGWVGGQAEFVLVPYADWNLLRFPDRDQALEKIMDLTMLSDILPTGFHGAVTAGVGVGSTVYVAGAGPVGLAAAASAQLLGAAVVIVGDLNEDRLAQARSFGCETVNVANGDPADQIEQLLGVREVDAGIDAVGFEARGHGAGAQEAPATVLNSLMDLTAAGGSVGIPGLYVTGDPGAADEAAQKGSLSLTLGTGWAKSLSFTTGQCPVMKYNRQLMMAILHDRIQIAKAVNATAISLLDAPRGYAEFDAGAATKYVLDPNGYLSN
- a CDS encoding TetR/AcrR family transcriptional regulator, which translates into the protein MTSAGPGRPRKQQPVRPGATARDEILDAAAELFTGQGFANTSTRAIADAVGMRQSSLYHHFGTKDDILGELLKGTVTGGLDFARAIWSSPRPPDAVTAAAALHAVAHYDAGLLCNARWNLGILYHLPEARAERFEPFMADRRELRQLYRDLGQRVEKLLPAARGAGSAPLGELAFRLVESVINLRADGLADADSASQTADAGVVLAGLSADLGKVREHSAYLIREFRGIQVP